GtagcttaaaatttatacagataatatattttaagatttacGCAAACGTAAgcatacattaaattaatggAATACATATTcgaaacataaataaatctaGAAATCTAccttaaacatattttcttttttttgctgacagatatcaacaaaataaattaatttagtttaatgaAATTCAAGCCAAGCTATATAAATTTACCAATATTGTTTCAAACAACTTAATTGTGCAACAAGAAAATCAAACTTCTTCCACCCGCcagaaaatattaacattCCTGCGAATGCAGCTGGCCAAAAATTGCCATAcacttttttactttcaaacTTTCAACCCATTGGAAAGGCTTTCATTGGCAAAAGCAGCCTGCCAGTTTTTATTATACTCATCAAATGGgtataattcaatttttccaATCATTGCAATCGCAGCACGATTCGCTGTACGTTAAATAAATGGCGAAGGCCATAAGCACCAGGGGGCACGCCTCCGCCGCCCCCAAAATCCCAGCAATTTCCCCAATTTCCATGGGTTGCCAACTCCCCCAAAACGAGTGAAACAATCGTCCATTTTCAAGTTGGGCCATAAATCATTGTGGCATTGCATTTGGTTGCATTGAAAgtttccattttccccttttccttTTGGCTTGGCCgtttttcatttagttttgttCGACTGGCTGGATACAGTAAAAGGGGTTTTTGAGTTAACAATGCCACATTAATCATACGCACATGTATGCCATCcaaaatgtttctttaaaaACCCAAGAAAATTGCTGacgtttattaaaataataaacaaatcatTCTGTTGCATAtggccaaaagcaaaaagtaAGACAGAGGAAAACAGAAAATGCAGCTAGGGACACATCAGCATGTGGCTCACGTATagtgcataaatattttaattttaccaaAATTTGCTGATAGTTTTACGGACTTGCCAACGAGACATGTCCTGAGCTTAAGAATCTGACCGAAAAACTGCAgtcctatttttatttatttgcctcAGCTGTTGAGTGGCAAATAATTTATGTGCCTGCCttgcatttcaatttatttcacaATTTCCGCTCGGAATAACAAAACTTTTGCCCAAGAATATAAGTTCAAAGTTTAGTGAAAGCAgatgaaaagttaaaattatgatgtgAGCAAAAGGCCTTAAGTGAATAAGTGAAATCAAATGGGTTTTGTTCAACTTGAGATCAGATCaaagctgatttagtttgtAATTGGGTAAAGGGAAATGCTTTGAGATTTCTAAAATCTCACATGCAAAGAGATGCAGATGAGTTGATTATTTTATGCCTGACAGCAAAACATGACGAGTCTTTTGTGCAATTCCCCACTCGACAAGCTGACTTCCGCCAAACtaatttgtcaaaaaataaagttcacaAAGAAACTGTCAAAGAAAATGCAGCAGACTCAACGaagcataaaatttaaacaaacatatgtaaatatttgtttacccCAGCAAATGGTTGCATTTCCCTTTAGAGAGCCAAAGAAGAGCCCTGCACCTTGTCTTCTCGAGTTTTTCCCCCCGTTTTGCAACTTTCgctgggcaaaaaaaaaggaaaggatcCGGCAAAATTTCGATTACCCACTTCAACCCACTTACTCGTGCCCAGTTTCCTCCAGTCTCCAGTTTCCTGCGCTGTTTACTGATTCTCCTCGTTGCACTTGCCCAAGTTCGCTCCATTGGGATGCAATTAAATACTTCGCATGAGCGGACAAATAACAGTAGCTGCGAACTATGAACCTCCTTGCGAAGGTAACGTACAAACGTTAAAAATTGctgaaacgaaacgaaaacaatatttgtattgGTTCGCTGTGTGAGTTCCTCGGTTCTGTTTGTCATTTCGGGATTCTCCCGTTGCACATTACTTTAGATTGccagcatttaattaaaaaaccaaaggtACCAACCTTATATTTCAAACCATCGAATTCTATACATTTCCCTTCGTCCTTAAATACCGTTGGTTTTCTTTGCTATTTGgttgcaatttaaatgttatggcATGGGCTAAACCTATCGTAACAATCGATACAATAAGATATGATTTTCCTAATTGCAAGAATTATTTCCCAGGAGTTGGAAagaaagaaacaatttttggcGTGTTCTTTTGCGTTTTAGAGTTTCgataaaaaatattagttttttcgTTAAAATATGCTAGGACATAAAAATTCAAAGCATTCAAAGGAGCATGAtacaaaaacagaaatttcgtgttatttaaaaaaaaaaaaaatttctttggaCTGACATCATTTTGTGAGAACATTGGCCAATTCTCATTCATACCCAATTGAGCTGCTAAATGAACAATTACTGCACCGATTGTTGCACTTCCtctcaaaaatttattttaaatctggTATGCTTACTGCTCGGGAGATTTTGCAACTGAAAGGTTGTCTGGCTGTCCTTTCGGTATGTAAGGATATCAGCTGCTGATTCGCTGCGTTGAcgtgttttaatttataatgcaATCGCTGGAATCGGCTCCTTTTGGGATTCGAGACATCCCCTTAAGGGCGAAGCCTTTACAGCTCCATACCGCCTAACCCCTACGATGACACCTTCCCTCTTTAGGATATATGTGCTATGCAGAAATGCACGGAAAAGaaagcttataaaataatgaaaatgaaatatgtcaaatgcaaaatataaattgaataaaatataaatgcaaatatattaaaaacaaaatatttttagttttttgccTTTGTACGTCTGATAACAAATACGCTTaagtttgtattatttattttaatattgttagaTAACAACATAGCGAActcattatattttataagtttcgtttttaaaataaccaaCCTTGATGATAaacaaatcttaaattaataaaataaatactaatatatttagtactgtattcaaaataagtatttttatttgtttgcttttgtatgtgttataaaaaattttattaagatatgcttgcatttttttttattgtatgatAAAGATTAGGGgcttgatttaaattaaaaaatttgtttttttaaagtaaccaACCTTAATTATTAGAATTCTGACTTGGTCAACGAACAAAGTGTTCTAATGCActtaagttgaattttttctcagtgtacaATCGGCTAAGCACGCGTGTTGTGTCATCGTCTGACGCGTTTTCTCCGACTCTGGGATTCCCCatttctctctgtgtgtgtgtgtttgctctCGTGAGATTTACAACGTGACAGCGCACAAGTCCAAAAGTGGCAATGGCGAGGGGAATGCGAGATCCGAGATTCCGGGGGCAGGAACGGGGGGCCAGGACCCTTTTGGTTGACCCAAGGGGGTGCACCTGGGGAACCAAATGACTTCGACGACGACAGCGACACGTGCCAAGGACACTGATTTatatgttttccatttttgttttattagcGGCCTCGTCGTATCTCGTACCTCTCCTCGCCTTGATTCGCCTCTTTTCTCTCTTGTGGTAAACGTGCGTGGAATTAATGAGGACTTTCCGCTATCTCACTCCGTCAGCTACACGCTGAAACACTATTTTTCTACCCGCACTTTAAAGCGGTCTGCTGAATGGGCAAATTAAAATGAGCATGAAATAATCATAAATTGcgcattggcgcattaaaattTCCATCGCTTAAAGTCAAGCTTCCATTTGCCAGACGATTGGGAAAGGGGCTGAAGAGTGGGGGCACGTTTTCCCGACAGCAATGGGCGTCCCATCAAAGGTGGGGGTGGCAAAGGGGGGATAAAAAGGTGCGGCGGAAGCTGGCAGCTATGCCACCGGAAATGGCTGCGTATATCCTGGAATAGGAAGCCATCGCTATCGCCATCGCTGGCAATAGTTTTGCGGGGCTTTGGTCGCAGTTTCATTTGTGTTTTACAATATGAATAGATCCCAGATTGGTAGACTGCCGGGAAAAGGGGTGCTGTGAGGCTGTTCTGGTAAACCATTTTTCCAAGTTTTATATCACATTTTCTTCAACTTATTAGACAAGGAATAGTGAAGCTCTTAACAATCATGTAAAAGcaattctttaataaaaaaatataagttgtTCTGTATTATCACAGACTTATTCCGACAAAACTAGCTCCTTAATTGGCCAtcattagtttattttaaaaaataaagaaagaatttaaatttgtaatttttcactCCTCCGAAGGTAGAAGGTAGTGCGTTTACGCGTAGATAATACCcaacaattttgatttttaaggCACTTTAAGATTGGAGATTGTTtcccaaaaatacaaatagttCGACGAATGTTTTGTGCTATCAAACAGTAGACATGGACTTAGCAAAGACCCATCTGTCAAGATCTTATTGAACTTCATTCGTTATTTTTCTTAGTCAAATATAGCCAGGAAAGGttcaaaattccaaaaaataagTGATTTAAGCAAGATCGTGATATTTAAGTAGTAATATAATCGTTCGAGTCCGAGATGCAAATTGTTGGTGCTCTGGTCAATGTGCTGCTAGCTGCGGCCTGCTTGTACGCAATGTACTCATTGACTCCGGCGGATAATCCGTACGGCTATTTGGCGGCATCCTTTACCCTTGTACACGGACTGCTGGGGCTGGTGCGCTCCTTCACCGACGAGCTCGACGAGTGTGGGCGCACCTTTGTGATCTCCGCCAGTATACTGGAGGTCATTCCGCTGCCCCTGGCGAACATCGAGTTCTACCTGGTGTCCGATCATTCAGGAGTGGCGCTGGTGCACGGCCTTTCGCTCATACCGCTCTTCTACGACATGCTCGGAAAGATGGGAGACGAATGGGACAGTTCCACAGAGACGCTTAAGGACCTCGCGCTCATCGGAAACATTGCATCCACCTCGTATCTGGCCATCAAGGACGGCAACCATATTTATGCTGCAGTAGCTGCCACCGCATTTATAGTACGGTTCGGTGCGGCTCTGATCGATCGTTTCGTGGAGGGTCTCGGCGCCCATGCGGCCACAGTGGGAAATGCTGGAATCTTGGCCCTTATGACCTACGCCCTCACTGAGGGCTAATCGCTTTTACTCCAATTAGAGCTACTCAAggaattaaaacttaattaaacttgaccatgtttttaattgtctgtcgttgaacaaattttaaaccgTCGGTTTTAAGACTAATAGATTCAAACGCCATAATTTTAGCCATTAAAAGTTctagatacaaaaaaaatttaagctcTTCTTTTCTTAGAAAGCTAGTTGATCAAtgtttatttactatttaatttcataagaatgcattatttataatgtttatcTGTTTCTtagttaaatttgtttaatttgtagtgtttttatttttggtgaTTTTCGGAACTTTTCTGACACGCAAATCCATTCTCTTTATCAGCCAGCCACCAGATTTCGTTCGCTGGCCAACCGGCGAACAAAGTCAGAAAACCGCGGCgagattttcatttcaatttgctgCCAAAAATGCCCACAGATGAGCAGGGGAGGAGCTTTTCAATGAAAAGCGGGAAATTGGGGAGCAAAATCCAGAGGTGGGTTGTGAAAACGGTAGCTCAGCAGACACGCAGTCGTTTGGTCGCTCGTTGGCCAATTTAGTTTTAAcgttgcagctgctgcttgTGTTATCATTCAATTGCCGCCTGCACTGAAATTTTGCATACCATGTAGAAAGATTAGTGGTGGTAGCTAGTAGTTGGTATATAGCCTTAAGAACACTAAACAGTAAGATCCATGGAAAAACAAGAAGGGAAAATCGAACTATTTTCTAAAACATAGGCAACTATATAAAGTTAACTTTCTTAAACAATAAATGTTGTTTCCAGTTtccagtaaaaaaaatatagctttccaaaataataaataatttagaaaacacaaaaaaatgtattcaaaatttaaatataaacatttaaaacagaTTACTAGCCAAGAAACTTtactaaaaacataaaacagcAACTGCGGTTTTCACTTccattataaatatttaagttgatACATCacctagaaaaataataaatgctaTAATTATTATGAAATTGCATTAAGAATAAACGAATATTTTCAAAGAGTTACACACAAAACCCATAAATTGAATTGCTTTGGATACGACTCGTTTTTGAAGTGCATTAGATTAGTGTCCATAACTATGAGTAATGACCATTCTGGCCAGTAGCTCCCATCTGTAGGCCCCGTCAAGGGCTTTTGCCGGATTCTGGTCGGGTTTAATTGGGCGAACGCAATGCAATGCTCACTTTGAGCAGGCCACTTGACTATCCAGCTGAACAGCAGCCTTCGATGGAAACGCCTGGCGAAATTAGCCTAACTAACCCGAACCCCCAAAGCTTGGTTTGCCCCCCATTTCCCGTCCAAAAGTTCTCCAGATCTCATTCTCACCTCGACCCCAAAAGGCGATAGTTGTTGACAAGGATAACAGGCCGTTGGGCATTTTGACCCAGCGTCAAGTGCATGGCTATCTGATTGCATTCTATGCCATGAGTTTTGGCCGGAAAAGCGTTTTGGCATCGAAATAGCGTTGGGTGGAAAACGTGCTCGGAATTTAAGTAGCactggaaaaatttttttttatagaaaagcttaaaattattaagggacggattttgaatatttttaaatattttataaatgttacACAATAATTATAGTTCAGAAAATAATGTTTactcaaaatataatatatgccTAGCTAtgtacttaaaataattttgaaacattGATTAAATAACTTGGGAATTTtgttacaaattatttaaaccattttcacatattaatattttaccaaaatctaaaatatagctattaatttaaaataaataaacaactaagcctaacaaaaaattcaaaaacaatttgaatttacCCCAATAATTTAAAGCATGTTTTCCTCTGTAAATCCTTATCCCGACAAGAGCATGCTCCTCTtgcatacaaaatttgtttaattcaataaaattttcaaacaaactTGTTTCTGCGGCCACATCGGTTATGAGTCagcattttaatttgctttttttagCAGCCTGAAGCTCTATACCCGAAGGCCATTTTTAGCTATGCTGCTCAAAAGTCTGCAAagtaattatattaaataacatttcaaaaacaaaaaaaataactgccTTTGTGCAAAAGAACTAACTACATAAGCAGCGTTGAGAATAAGAGGGGGGTGGGGTGGCGAATTCAATAGCATTTTAGCTggataaacaaatttctttgGCAAGCGACCAAGAGCCAAGTAAATATGAAATTCCATTAATTTGATGGACGCTCCGGGCGCCGAGAAGTGGAGGAAATGTGTGATAGCGTTTCGAATTCAACACCATGCACCCCACGGGGCGTAtgattaatgcaattttctgtTACCGACAGGCAAGTCAAAGTCAGTGGAAACACAATGCATTTATTAATGAAGACGTAATCATGTCGATAGAGCAATCTTATATCAAATTCGCTTTGTTGCAggtgatttttaaaaaattacaatataaaaGCATGGTACTAATTTGATCCTTTTGGCCCTTTCATTTGTATTTActcttatttttgtatttactaAATAATTACTACCTTAGGAGGCTTACAAGCTTATGCATAAAAATCCctattttctcaaaaaaaaatttataaaattttaataattttaattaagtacAATTAGAAATGAACaattagaaataaatttaagatttcCAGGCTTCCCTTTACTTATTTCTGTATCCATTAATTCATTACCAAtcaaaatggtaaaatatatatattattaatttatttttttttaaatttgtgagGGTATTTCTGAAATACATGTTATTTtaagcttgttttttttttaacttttagtCAATAAAGTGAATTCAAAGGCTTTGAATAGTCTTTAAGATCCAAGGCTTGAGCTCAGCCACATTAGCATAGACTCCAGGGTCTTTTAGATTTTCACAAGGCATTCCGAACGAAGTGAGACCAACCAGCTTGCCACTAGCATCTGTTTTCGGGGCACCGGCACAGATCGAATTTGTGTAGATTTTTGTGCAAAAGGATTTCTGGCAAGCACACCGATCCACTATAAACAGCTTGGTCTCTTGTAGAATGTTAGGGTAATCCCCCTTGGTGCCGAGATTTTCCCATACAGAAACTGAGACGAAAGTTCCAGGTCTCGGAGAACTATCGGCTAGTTGAATGGATCTTACAACATCTCCCATTACCTCCCACGATGCGTTCCGGAATCCGTGTGGAGGAGATCAGGGTGGCGCTGGAGATCAGGAAAATCCAATGGACGAACATTTTAAACTGGAGTGTAAAGAATGAGTAATGAAAAGCCATATGATCCACTCTTTAATTTGCCAAaagcaaaattataaataaatgaagaaaatttaaaaatagaaaatggaatgtaaatggaaaaattatcTAGAAACTTCTTTGCCTATTAAGTTCGAAAAAGTTAcggaatttttaaacttttttagcCAAAAATAGCTTtagaaattacttttaatcTACACAATTAATTACGAACTAGGATGCTTTTTTTAGAACTTAAGTTTAAGCTTAgctaattgaaaaaatattttaagttcttAACTAAGTTTCAcagactttaaatttaattaacatacctcttgtttatttttagacgACGGAATGCAACTTGGCGAAGTATAACTTGTATAAAAGAGTGGATCACATAGCTTTTCATCACTCATCTCTTCAACTCcagttcaaaatgtttgttCAGTGGATTTTTCTGATCTCCAGCGCCACACTGATCTCCTCCAAATGGAGCCCGGCACGCATCGTGGGAGGTCACTTGGTGTCCATTGAATCGGTTCCCTGGCAGGCTTCCCTCCTAAAAGCTGACGAACATTATTGCGGCGCGGTCATCTATAGTAAGACAGTAGTTTTGACAGCAGCTCACTGTGTCAAAGACCCATCGCCTTCTCTTTACTCGGTAAGAGTGGGCTCATCGAGTTCTATAATCGGAGGTCAAGTGGTGAAGGCATCGAAAGTCCTTAAACATGACAAGTTTAGTCAGCCTTTTGAACTCTCCAATGACATAGCAGTGATCCAACTTCAATCCAGTCTTCAAATGGGAGTTGGTGTGAGTTCCATCCCACTGGCCGATACTTCTCCGCGACCTGGATCTTCAGTCTCAGTTTCTGGATGGGGAAAGACCGGATTATTTAAGGAGGGTTCTGAGCTTCTACTTGAGACCACAGTGGCTATTGTGGATCAGAATGCCTGCCAAAAATCCCATTACGGAAGAATTTCCAAGGACATGATTTGCGCCGCTGCTTTGGTAAAAGATTCCTGCAACGGGGATTCAGGAGGTCCTTTAGTATCCAGAGGCAAACTGGTGGGCCTCGTCTCCTTTGGGGGATTTGTGTGTGCTAATCCCTTTCGCCCTGGAGTCTATGCTAATGTGGCTGAGCTCAAGCCTTGGATTTTAAGGACTATTCAAAGCCTTTGAAGTAGTCAGAATCTAATCTAttactttataaaatatttggttaaataaaaagcagtctaaaaaaaattgatgaagAACGGTTTTATTTacagacaaaaacaaaaaaggcgaAGCGATTTTCGgcgaaacaaaattataaacaaaattataaacaatagTTTCATGTGACAACAGCTTAGTTTTTATGACAATTTTGTATGCTTAATGTATAAAAACAATGCCAGACGGAACTGGCTAGCTCGACTATCCTAGCGAAGCTCatctagaatatatatactttatgggatTGAAAaagtcttcttcactgcgttgcaaaattctgactgaaattatattaccctctgcaagggtataaaattatgtataatatacataaaatCAGATTTTAGGATCGCGACTTACAACTACAAAGCCTATAgcagttaaatataaaataaaaacataaaaatacaatatttttaagaaattgtaTGGTGAGAACACGTGTTTATAGAAAACTATAAGCTTGTATTCGAAGCGTATATTTTGTAACGCTGGCTCTATTACAGTAAACGGTagtctaaaaataattttacacgataattttaaagtttacagacattttataatatttcaaattaaaaagaaaactcatTTAGTTTCTATTTTAAGGACGTAAGAGATTGCCGCTAAATGCTTACTTGttacaaatttcataattataataatagctAAGTCATTCATATAGTTTGTTTGTGTAGTTGGTTTTCGTCTGATGTGTAGAATATTCATTAACATTCTTGTGTTAACAggttaaaaacaagaaattccTGCTTTTACAAAAGTATACCTATAAAAGAGTGAAATTACTCTGAACTTACAACGCAGTTTGAAATGTTACTACAGTGGATTTTTGTGATCTCAAGCGTGAGCCTGATCTCCTCCAAATGGATTCCGGAGCGCATCGTGGGAGGTCAGTCGGTGTCGATTGAATCGGTACCCTGGCAGGCTGCCCTCCTGAAAAATGGCGTTCAGTGCTGCGGTGCTGCCATCTACAGTGAAGACTACATTATCACGGCTGCCCACTGTGTTCAATACGGTGGTCCTGGCTCGTTCTCCGTAAGAGTGGGCTCGGATTACTCCCACTCCGGTGGCCAGGTAGTTAGAGTATCCAAAATTCTGTCCCACGAGGGCTACAGTCGGCGTCTGTCTAACGATATAGCCGTGATTCGACTACAGTCAAGCCTCACAATGAGTAGCTCTGTAAGCAACATTCCATTGGCCAATAGTTCTCCACCAAATGGCTACCCTGCCTCGGTTTCCGGATGGGGAGCTCTTGGATATTATGAAAAATTGGCCCAATCCTTAAGTGGCGTCACAGTGAAAATAGTGGATCATAAAATGTGCTCAGAATCCTACAACGGATACATCACTGAGGATATGATCTGCGCCGCTGCCCCGGGAAAAGATGCCTGTACTGGTGATTCGGGAGGTCCCTTAGTCTCCAATGGAAGACTTGTTGGCATCGTGTCCTTCGGCAACGATTGTGCTCATCCAGATTACCCAGGAGTCTATGCAAATGTGGCTGTGCTTAGGACATGGATCTTAAGTGCTATTCAAAAACTTGaataaaagaatttgtttaacaaaaaaacatgttCTTCCAGGGGGGTTTGTTAAGGTTTATTCTATAGCTAATCTTAAGCATAAGCTTAAGCTTGGCAAacttaacaaatatttgtcaGGCTAAAGGTTGAGTAAacgaactatttttattttaaaacaaatataagtaTTAATATATAAGAACTACGGCTCGTGACAAAACTTGTCaatagtttttatataaatgtatagCCAATGTTTACTTTgaatagaattttaattttaaaaagatttttaaaagcaatgacACCAATAGAAAACGTAAGCAAAGAAACACAAGTTCACGATAGACAAAAAATAGTAATTCGCTGTAGTAATCATATAAGTGACTCGTTTGTAAAACTTTCattcaaagtttttattgttttaagtaactgcttaattatatattatatatatattgtaaatttgctgtataaagtaataaataaaaattctcgtaattctaaaaatagGTTTCTATATGATAAAAGCAAAAAGATGTAACTAAACTTATGATTATTGGTAATTAATtaagtaacatttttaaggACTCAAATAACATGAGAATAAAAGcagtttttataaatgtaatcATTGATATAATTAATTGCTTTCTATTCTCAAAGATAAAAAATAGACTTTTATGtttggttattttttcttaaaaatataatctttGCTAAAAGGTGGCCttatagaaattttaattgcattttgtgTTTAAAGCTTTGTTTAGTTTCCTtgttttacacattttttctttgatagAAATCTTTTAACAGTGGTATGTTAATTGCTTTGTAttctttaagtttaaaaaacattattttatgttttgttcCTTTGGCATTCATTAACATTCTTCGATTATTATGCAGGATAAACTTAATGGGCAAATCCCTTTCCTACTTGTATAAAAAAGGGCTCAACCGAGTCAAAGTCAAACATAACTCTTAACCGGTTCGAAATGTTCGTACAGTGGACTATTTTTATCTCCAGCATCACCTTGATTCTTGGCGATTCTACTCCGCAGAGGATAGTAGGAGGTAGCCCGGTGGCAATTTCTGCAGTTCCCTGGCAGGCTTCTCTGCAGTATTTTCGCTTACATGTTTGCGGAGCTGTCATCTACAGTGACCAGATCGTTATAACGGCAGCTCACTGTTTTAAGAGTGATGTACGTTTACTGTACTCCGTGAGAGTTGGAACAGCGATCAAACAAACTGGAGGTCAGGTTGTGAAAGTATCTGCATTTCGGAAGCACGAAGGTTTCAAGAGGTTTCCGAACGGTAATTTAGAAAACGATATAGCCGTGATTCGACTAAAATCCAGGCTCCGTTTGGGTGCCAACATAAGTCCAATTCCACTGGCAGATAGTTCTCCAGCTGTTGGATCTGTCGCCTCCGTTTCAGGATGGGGAAAAATCGATCCGCTGCTGCCTTTCTCCATCAGACTACGCGAAGTATCAATCAACATAGTGGATCCCAATGACTGCCAGCGATCCTTTGAGTATATAAACAAGAACATGATTTGCGCCGCTGCCCCTGGAATGAGTGCCTGTATGGGAGATTCCGGCGGTCCTCTGGTCTCCGGTGGAAAACTCGTTGGCATTGTCTCATTCGGGAGAGAATGCGGCCATCAAAAATACCCCGGAGTCTATGCAAATGTGTCTCAACATAAGCCTTGGATCTTAAGTGCTATAAACAGCCTTTGAAAGCTCAACAGGCAAGGCACATGGATAgtacattatttttgtttataaagcctgtataaaacaacaaatttgttaataaagcctgtatacaaaaatttatttatggtttaaattgGGGTTTGGTTGGCCGTTTTTATTCTCTgttaagaaacaaaaacatt
This genomic stretch from Drosophila gunungcola strain Sukarami unplaced genomic scaffold, Dgunungcola_SK_2 000001F, whole genome shotgun sequence harbors:
- the LOC128261590 gene encoding uncharacterized protein LOC128261590, which gives rise to MQIVGALVNVLLAAACLYAMYSLTPADNPYGYLAASFTLVHGLLGLVRSFTDELDECGRTFVISASILEVIPLPLANIEFYLVSDHSGVALVHGLSLIPLFYDMLGKMGDEWDSSTETLKDLALIGNIASTSYLAIKDGNHIYAAVAATAFIVRFGAALIDRFVEGLGAHAATVGNAGILALMTYALTEG
- the LOC128263570 gene encoding kallikrein-6-like, producing MFVHWIFLISSATLISSTRIPERIVGVSVWENLGTKGDYPNILQETKLFIVDRCACQKSFCTKIYTNSICAGAPKTDASGKLVGLTSFGMPCENLKDPGVYANVAELKPWILKTIQSL
- the LOC128263571 gene encoding LOW QUALITY PROTEIN: transmembrane protease serine 9-like (The sequence of the model RefSeq protein was modified relative to this genomic sequence to represent the inferred CDS: substituted 1 base at 1 genomic stop codon), producing the protein MFVQWIFLISSATLISSKWSPARIVGGHLVSIESVPWQASLLKADEHYCGAVIYSKTVVLTAAHCVKDPSPSLYSVRVGSSSSIIGGQVVKASKVLKHDKFSQPFELSNDIAVIQLQSSLQMGVGVSSIPLADTSPRPGSSVSVSGWGKTGLFKEGSELLLETTVAIVDQNACQKSHYGRISKDMICAAALVKDSCNGDSGGPLVSRGKLVGLVSFGGFVCANPFRPGVYANVAELKPWILRTIQSLXSSQNLIYYFIKYLFEMLLQWIFVISSVSLISSKWIPERIVGGQSVSIESVPWQAALLKNGVQCCGAAIYSEDYIITAAHCVQYGGPGSFSVRVGSDYSHSGGQVVRVSKILSHEGYSRRLSNDIAVIRLQSSLTMSSSVSNIPLANSSPPNGYPASVSGWGALGYYEKLAQSLSGVTVKIVDHKMCSESYNGYITEDMICAAAPGKDACTGDSGGPLVSNGRLVGIVSFGNDCAHPDYPGVYANVAVLRTWILSAIQGSTESKSNITLNRFEMFVQWTIFISSITLILGDSTPQRIVGGSPVAISAVPWQASLQYFRLHVCGAVIYSDQIVITAAHCFKSDVRLLYSVRVGTAIKQTGGQVVKVSAFRKHEGFKRFPNGNLENDIAVIRLKSRLRLGANISPIPLADSSPAVGSVASVSGWGKIDPLLPFSIRLREVSINIVDPNDCQRSFEYINKNMICAAAPGMSACMGDSGGPLVSGGKLVGIVSFGRECGHQKYPGVYANVSQHKPWILSAINSLRSLPGRKSFISPRFFEMFIEWIFVISSVLLASAGWISERIVGGYQVPISEVPWQAAFLLNGTADCGAVIYSDKILITAAHCIQNQNKSDISIRVGSSTWNNGGQLLQVDDAEVHEDYSFTKDVVINDIAVIRVKGHLKMGHSVQSIPLAESTPASGSSATVSGWGAVGYSQEVSEHLLQTTVNIVSQEDCQKSYGEGITKSMICAAAQGKDSCSQDSGGPLVSDGQLIGIVSFGTSCADPNYPGVYVNVAELKPWILRAIEKLSCLCAGKV